The Bernardetia sp. ABR2-2B DNA window TTATTTTTTATTTAGGGCTTCAATTCTTTCTTTATAATAATCGTTACCACTTAATTCAAATGCCTTGTTTAAGTATTTTAAGGCATTTTCTTTATCGTTTTGAGATTCATAATACTCAGCCATCGAATCATAAGCATTTGCACTTGTTGGATTGTACTTAATATTCATTTCAAAAAACATGAACGCTTTTTTAGATTGTCCCATTTGCATATTCATGTAGCCATAGCCATTTAACATTTCGTCTATCATTGGTGCAGTAGGAACGCCAAAATGCTCGGTATAAATTTGCTCCTGCTTCTTCAATAGAGAAACCAATTCTTCTATAGGTGTTTCTGGATTATTATATTTTTGTGGAGATTTGAACTGATACCATTCAAAAAGAAATATAAGTCCATCTCTTATTGATGGTAACGGAACTGTACCATGTAAATCTTCATTATAAACCTTCCATGAAAAGTTTAATCCATTCTGTTTTTGAGATTTAGTATAATTTGAAAACTCAATGATTGAACGTGGAAACAAAGTATATTCTGAAGAGTCATTCATAATATTCTCCATGGTTATTTCTTCATTATACATATGTAACATCTCTGCAGCAAGTGAAACAAAAAGCGATTTTCCACTGTAATCTTCCGTTTTTAATTTTTCTTTAGCTTGTTTTAGTAATTTTTGGTCGTCCCAATCTAAACTTGGATCTATAGCAATGTAGTTTTGAAAGAGATGTTTATGATTAACCAACATATTTATGGTAAACTGACCTGCATAAGAATGACCAATTAATGTACGGTAGGACATAGTTGGATACTTACTATCAATATATGGGATGAGTTCCTCTTCCATAAATTTAGTAAAGGTTTCTGCACCTCCAGTTTCACCATCAAATGCACTACCACGTCTCATTTTTATCTGCGAAGTAGTTAAATCTCTTGTTCTATTTGTTTTATTAGAAACCCCAACAAGAATCATATGTGGGAGGTAATGCCCCCAATAATTACCATAAACAGTTTCCAAAGTACTTTCTAGTGAAAATCCATCCATAAGATAAATCACAGCATATTTTTCTTCACTATCTGGCTTGTAATTATCAGGTAATTTTACCCAAAAGTCACGGCTTTCACTTAAAGTTTTAGAATATATGGAATCCACTATTCGATTTTGAAATTGCTCTGTTTGGGACTCAGTTGTTTGTGCAATTGCATGTTGATTTACAATTAAAATTGATACGATAAGTAAAAATAGGAGTGTGTAATATTTCATTTAAAATGTAATTAAGTACAAAGTTTAAACTAAAATTTAAGGTAATAAATTTGTACGGTTATAAGTTATGAAGGCTAACGGTTTTGTATAACAAGCATAGTCTGCCGATAGGTTAATATGATTTTATATACATTGTTAGCATTTCTTTCATTTCTAATTTTTTAGACTAAAATTTCGACATAAATAGAAGCGTAAAGTCAATTTTTTTATAGAAAATTATTTAGGTTTTGAATACTCAATTAGTTCCTCTACGTATAAAAAATCACCCTGATTCTGAGTAAGTTTTATGAAATTTTTTATTCTAGGTGCATATAACCAAACTTCCTCTTCATTTGCACTATATCCTCTTGAATTGGTGGTTTTACCTGTGTATTTAATCGTATAGGTCATAAATGTTCCAGCTTCTACTGTTTCTTCTTGGTATGATAATACCTCAGCATTTTGACTTTGACTTCCCGTCGTTCCATCTTGACTTGTCCAATTGTTTTCATATTTCCACTTTTTACCCACTTCCAGAGGCCAGTCATACTTAGGTGTTTCGCTTTCATCTGGCTTCACAATGTCAGCAACAGGAACGGTATCATTTCCTATTGTCATGCCTAAAACTCCATCAATACTGACTATTTCTCTTGTATCTTCTCCATCCGAGCGTATTTCTCCTTCTGTCGTTACACCTTTATATTTCCAAACCCACTTCTCACCAACTTGATAATCAGCTACTGTTGGTTGTTGAGTGATACTAGATTTATTTGAGGTGCTACAAGCACTAAGCAGTACTAACGCAAGAAATATTACAAATTTAGTTTTCATGTTAAATTATATTTTGAATGCACTTATTTCTCTTTAATGCCTTTGTTTACATTTACCATAGGACATATTTTACTTCTGTAAGCGAAAAATTAAATGGTAAGGCAGTATTCTATTTTTTTTGACCACCCTTTTAATCAATTTTATCATACTGTGATAAGTTCGATTATTCTTCCAAGCAATTGATAGTTTTTATCCAAGTAAGATGTCTTTGTACTTATATTCTGACAAGCCAAGGCTAAGAATCCTTGGCTTGTCAGAGCTAAATTTAAAACTTCCACCCCAAGTAAAGATTTGGCTCAAAAAGAAAGACATTTCCATATTTATCGTCAAACTCCTTAAACCCTTCAGGAGAATTGTTATCAAACATCCACTGGTTGCAATGAACCTGAGGTTCAATGAAAAATCGTTTTTTCTTCCCAAATGCAACATGGTAGCCCAAATGAAGCGAGTTATAAACTTTAAATCCATTTTTGATTTTATTACCGTCTAAATCCGTGTAGGTTTGAATTTGTGGAACGACTTCAACAGCTGCAAATAACCCTTTCCAAAGCATACGTTGGTACGTGATGCCAATTCCTGTTTCCCTTAAATATCCATCGTAATATTCAGTTCCAGAGTCTATTTTATCGACAACACCATCCCACCAAGTGATTCCCATTGGTTGAAATAATCGCCAGGTGACAAACTTTACCCCAATGATATTCTTATTATCTAGGTTGCGTTTAACATGTAATTCTACCATTTGAGTACTTGTTCGCTTGCCCCAACCAAAGATAAGCTCATCAGGAACAATATAAGGCATAACTACCCTCCACTTGTGATCCACTTCAGTTTCTTTAACTACTGTTGAGTCAGTTTGAGCAAAAGCACTAAACGTGCAAAAAAATAAAAGAATTGCAAATAAATTTTTCATAATAATAATTTTTTAATAAAAAAGTAAGTTCTACAAAGAACCTCCCATTATTTTTAGTTCAAGGGGAGAAGTCATCATCCGATGATTATGTACTCTGCTTTATCGATTTGATAATACAAAGATGGGGTATAAAGGAAGGTGAATCGTTCTGAATTATAATTATGCACTTAATAGTGAGATTTAGGACTTTTTAAGCAGCCTTAAATTTGATTAGACCTCAACCAAGCTTTTGGTGTCATCCCTTGGTTTTTTTTAAAGTAGGCATTGAATACCGATTTAGAACTAAAACCACTTTCATAAGCTAATGCTAAAAGGGTAAGATGGCTATTGGCAGGATTTAGGGCATTCTCTTTGAAGTTCTCCACACGAAAACTATTGATGTATTCATTGAAGTTTTGACCAATTTGTTCATTCAGCAACCAAGAAAGCTTGTTACTGCTAATATTCACGTTTTCGGCTAACTCTCGTAAAGATAAAGAAGGATTTTGAAACCACTTTTCTTCCTGCATTCCTTTTTCTAAAACATCTAATGCAATATTGATTTCAGCATCTGACATTAAGGCTTTCGGAGGGGTAGTTATTCGTATTTTATTTTCGGAATTAGGTGGTAATAGTTCTATACGGAAAGTAGCTTGTACTAAATCCTGAAACCTCTGATATTGATGTAAAGGTTTAAGCAGTGGAATATTCATAAAGTTTATGATTTGACCAGTATGCATCTTTATGTTTTCTTCCAAAAAGTCCAATGCCATTTCGTGTTTGTCCAAATGAACTAATAAAAAGAGTTGCCAAGGAAAAAGTGTTCCTCCAGAATTTTCTTTTATCATTGAGCTAACCCTACTGATATCAATGTCGATTTTATCTTCAGAATTGACTAATTTGTATAACACTCTACACTCTGCTGGTCGCTCGGCTAAAGGGGTTTGACTCAAGAAGTCATTTAGATTTTCATAATCTTTGGTAAGAATTAAGCACAGTTGTTTTAACGCAATGGAATGTGTGAAATTTGGGTTGATGCTTAATGAGGTTTCTATATATTCTAGTGCTTTTGTATAGTCCTCGTTTAAATAATGAATATTTGCTTTGGTAAAATAATGATTTGGAGATAAAGGGTTTATTTTTAAAATATTATCGGTATGCCATAGTGCTTTTTCGAAATAACCTACTGCTGT harbors:
- a CDS encoding helix-turn-helix domain-containing protein → MSADLENEYFSDGITEEIINALTTVKGLKVIARTSSFAFKNKNIDVRSIGKQLGVSTVLEGSVRKAKNRVRITAQLISTNDGTHFWSRNFDRDLEDIFALQDEVSLLIADQIRENFGHLNIQKNLIEPPTKNMEAYDLYLKGRYQHLMWDGKGIANAIELYEQCVVIDPSFALPYFGLAYCYAMAGSWGNNQGLLQMSEEKLSKGFKLDKQSYVGNFSKATLSFWGKWDFINGHKFFQKAIEFNPSYTEAEEGLCELYTAVGYFEKALWHTDNILKINPLSPNHYFTKANIHYLNEDYTKALEYIETSLSINPNFTHSIALKQLCLILTKDYENLNDFLSQTPLAERPAECRVLYKLVNSEDKIDIDISRVSSMIKENSGGTLFPWQLFLLVHLDKHEMALDFLEENIKMHTGQIINFMNIPLLKPLHQYQRFQDLVQATFRIELLPPNSENKIRITTPPKALMSDAEINIALDVLEKGMQEEKWFQNPSLSLRELAENVNISSNKLSWLLNEQIGQNFNEYINSFRVENFKENALNPANSHLTLLALAYESGFSSKSVFNAYFKKNQGMTPKAWLRSNQI
- a CDS encoding alpha/beta hydrolase-fold protein gives rise to the protein MKYYTLLFLLIVSILIVNQHAIAQTTESQTEQFQNRIVDSIYSKTLSESRDFWVKLPDNYKPDSEEKYAVIYLMDGFSLESTLETVYGNYWGHYLPHMILVGVSNKTNRTRDLTTSQIKMRRGSAFDGETGGAETFTKFMEEELIPYIDSKYPTMSYRTLIGHSYAGQFTINMLVNHKHLFQNYIAIDPSLDWDDQKLLKQAKEKLKTEDYSGKSLFVSLAAEMLHMYNEEITMENIMNDSSEYTLFPRSIIEFSNYTKSQKQNGLNFSWKVYNEDLHGTVPLPSIRDGLIFLFEWYQFKSPQKYNNPETPIEELVSLLKKQEQIYTEHFGVPTAPMIDEMLNGYGYMNMQMGQSKKAFMFFEMNIKYNPTSANAYDSMAEYYESQNDKENALKYLNKAFELSGNDYYKERIEALNKK